A genomic segment from Acidimicrobiia bacterium encodes:
- a CDS encoding ABC transporter permease, giving the protein MMATTLKPSSLHPRDLGRTATVGLRTRKLRTALSALGILIGIAAMVGVLGLSESSKSELLSQLDRLGTNLLTVEAGTGIGIGSGELPEEAAGMIAQIGPVETTTVVSAVDDANVYRTDYIPEGQTGGVSVQAVDLTLLDTLAGDVADGQWLDAATGAYPTTVLGSVAAERLGVTEVTGTEQVWLGDQWFTVIGILEEFELAPDLDRAAMVGLDAAADYLDADGVPTRILVRVDPDQVDAVMGVMAATANPENPEEIEVARPTDALEAKEAADDALTALFLGLGAVALLVGGVGIANVMVISVLERRAEIGLRRALGATKRHIASQFLGEALLLSGIGGIGGVLAGVAVTTTYASIRGWSALVPPIAIGGGIAAALVIGAIAGLYPAIRAARMSPTEALRTAG; this is encoded by the coding sequence CTGATGGCAACCACCCTCAAGCCGAGCAGCCTCCATCCGCGGGACCTGGGGAGGACTGCGACGGTCGGACTCCGGACCCGCAAGCTGCGAACGGCGCTTTCTGCCCTCGGCATATTGATCGGCATTGCGGCGATGGTCGGCGTACTCGGGCTGTCTGAGTCGTCGAAGTCGGAGTTGCTGTCGCAACTCGACCGGCTCGGGACGAACCTGCTGACCGTGGAGGCCGGAACCGGAATCGGGATCGGCTCGGGAGAACTCCCCGAAGAAGCGGCCGGGATGATCGCTCAGATCGGACCGGTCGAGACCACCACTGTGGTGAGTGCGGTCGATGACGCCAACGTATATCGAACCGACTACATCCCGGAGGGACAGACCGGTGGTGTCTCCGTTCAGGCCGTGGACCTGACGTTGCTCGACACTCTGGCCGGCGACGTCGCCGATGGCCAGTGGCTAGATGCCGCGACGGGCGCCTATCCGACGACGGTGCTCGGTTCTGTTGCCGCCGAGCGATTGGGGGTCACCGAGGTGACCGGTACCGAGCAGGTGTGGCTCGGTGATCAGTGGTTCACGGTGATCGGCATCCTCGAGGAGTTCGAGCTGGCTCCGGATCTCGACCGTGCTGCCATGGTTGGTCTCGACGCGGCCGCCGACTACCTCGACGCTGACGGAGTGCCGACTCGCATCCTCGTTCGCGTCGACCCCGACCAGGTCGATGCGGTGATGGGCGTGATGGCTGCTACTGCCAATCCGGAGAACCCGGAGGAAATCGAAGTCGCCCGCCCCACCGATGCATTGGAGGCCAAGGAGGCTGCCGATGATGCGTTGACGGCGCTGTTTCTCGGGCTGGGCGCGGTTGCGCTTCTCGTTGGAGGGGTCGGAATCGCCAACGTGATGGTCATCTCGGTGTTGGAACGAAGGGCTGAAATCGGGCTTCGTCGTGCTCTGGGCGCGACCAAGCGGCACATCGCTTCGCAGTTCCTCGGTGAGGCCCTGCTGCTGTCCGGCATCGGAGGAATCGGTGGGGTCTTGGCGGGCGTGGCGGTGACTACCACTTACGCCAGCATTCGCGGCTGGTCTGCGCTCGTGCCACCTATTGCCATCGGCGGTGGGATCGCAGCCGCGCTGGTCATTGGCGCGATCGCCGGCCTGTATCCGGCCATCCGGGCCGCCCGCATGTCGCCAACGGAGGCGCTCCGCACCGCCGGGTGA